The proteins below are encoded in one region of Halichoerus grypus chromosome X, mHalGry1.hap1.1, whole genome shotgun sequence:
- the LOC144380460 gene encoding uncharacterized protein LOC144380460, producing MTKVTRKPEKASTVMEQPTLSTKQLTPSTKRKKRKSQCRPRSIGSGKVKKMQRGIKRLLHTSSRKKSSRSSTKSPRKVKRVKKAKKFRPLANIE from the exons ATGACTAAAGTTACCAGGAAGCCAGAGAAAGCTAGCACAGTTATGGAACAACCAACCCTAAGCACAAAACAATTAACTCCaagcacaaaaagaaagaagaggaagagccagTGTCGACCCAGATCCATAGGTAGTGGCAAG GTGAAGAAGATGCAGAGGGGAATAAAAAGACTGCTTCATACAAGTTCAAGAAAAAAATCCTCTCGTTCTAGTACAAAAAGTCCACGAAAGGTGAAGAGAGTGAAAAAGGCCAAGAAATTTCGGCCTTTAGCAAATATTGAATAG